From Methanobrevibacter ruminantium:
TTTTACAAAGACTCAATAAACTCTTCCAATTCCTCTAAATTAGGCAATCCAGTAATGCCAATGGCTTGAACGGATTTTGAAGCAACCCAATTAGCTATTGTACATGATTTAGCCAAATCATATCCTTTAAGATATGAATACAGGAATCCAGCATTAAATGAATCTCCTGCAGCAGTTGTATCAACTGCATCACATTCAAACGCAGGTATTTTAACCTCTTCATCCTTCTTATTTATTGCATAAGCTCCAATAGATCCTCTTTTTACAACAACAGTATCAATGCCATCATTTCTAACATTTGCTGCCAAGTCTCTGAAGCTTAATGAATCATCATCAGACAAATTCAATTTTTCCTTATAATAATCTTCAAACAATATCTTCAATTCGCCTTCATTAATAAGAAGAATATCAGTTCTTTCAAGGATTTCCTTAAGCTCTTCGACTCCTTTTTTAACATATAGCATACCTGGATCAAAGCTTAAGACAATTTTATCTGCCAATAATGGCAACAATTCCTTTTGAGCATTGAATGAATCCCCTACAAAGGAAGTGTAATGAAGTATCTTGCATGCGTTGACATTCAATGGATTTATCTCATCAATGGTTATCTCATCATTTACACCAGGGTCTACATAAAGAGCCCTATCTCCAGCATCAGAAACGAATCCCAAAACCTTTCCAGAATTTCCGCTTTCTGCATAGATGAGATTTGTTAAGTAAACATCATTAATCATTAGATTATATTCCAATAAGTCTCCTTCCTCATCATATGCAATCTTTCCAATATAAGATGTTGAACATCCAAGCTTTGAAAGGCCTATGATTGTATTTGCTGCTGAACCACCAGGAGATTCCTCTTCACCTTTAATGAAACTTTCACCATCGATTTCTGCAATGTGACCAACCTTATAAAGCTTATCCACATTCAATGCACCAAAACCTATTACATCCACATTGATTGCATCATAAACTATCTCATCAACACCTAAATCTTCAGCAGTTACATTTTTTGAGGATTCCGGAATATTTGTATTATTTTCTTCCATTTAATCACATCGTTAAAAGATTATTAAGAAGCATTATTTCAAAATATCCAATAAATTGGTCTTATGTTCACCTAATTGGCCTTCAAAGTTTCCAGCTGAAATCCTTTCAACACCAGGAATGTCAATTATTGCATCGATAGCTTTTTTAATAGCCAAATTCATAGCTTCCTGACTGGTTGCATTTATAACTATTTCTGGAATGTAATAAACTCCTTCTGGAACTTTTGATTCATCTCCGAGTCTTTCCTTCAATGAAGGGCAATAAGGATGATTTGTACTTGGACCAATCTCTGGGAAATTGGTTTCAGGCTTACTTGCTGCAGAGCATATTCCAAATGGAGTGCAAACTCCTTCCACTTCCATTATAGTGTCAATGATGATTCTACCTGCCTTTAAAACAGCCTCTTTAGTAGAACACATATACCAGAAGTTACCGCCCATGATTCCTTCTGCATAAGCAAGTTCAGATTCAATCTGGAAATCTGGAACCGCAATAGGAACATTGATCATTTTTCTACCAAACTCTTCAATTTCCCATTCATAGCCATCTCCACAATGACCTACACTTTCCATCATTCCAATAGCGCCAACTGGATTTTCAGTTATGCTGAATACCCTTGTAAATGGCTTTACAAGAATGTCTTGACGAATTCTGTAGGATAATTCCTTTTCAAATTTTTTCAAGTCATCAGTTAGCCAGAATTGAACAATAGCTCCAGGTCTTCCATCCGGAGTCTTGTCTCCATCTACAAAAGCTTCCACACCTGCTTCAACTCTTCCAATTACAGCACTTGGTGTAGCTGTAGCATCGTAAGCTGCTTCCTTTACAGTCAATTCATCTTCCGCTGTAATCAATGCTCTGATATACATTCCATCAAATGATTCAAAGAATGTATCTTCAACCTTATCATAATTTGCCATAAATGTCATCTCAATAAATATAATTTATAAATAATCTATAAAATCTTAAATCCTAATCTTAAATCAATAAATATTAATGTTTAAGATAGTATTTTTATCCTAGACCACCAATATCCTTTCCACGAATACTATTCCTCATCTCTTTGCTTAACTTAAGCAAATACTCCCTATTTTCATCTGTAATAATCTCTATGATTGGTGCATTCTTATTATGGAACACCTTTTCAAACTCTTCAATTAGGGAATAATCAACTTCAAAGTCTCCAAATGCTTCATCAGGACCTTTTTCAGAGTAAGTTCTGATAAAGTCCAAGACATAATCCTTGTCAAATCTTGAATGAAGGTCAATCAATATGGAACTTACAATTGTATGGTCAGATATAACTGCAATTTCTGCAACATTCAAAGGATATTCATTTCCATTGAAACTAACAGACAATCCACCATTATCCCTTGCATATTGCAATGGCTCAACATCAGTTATGCTGTCACCCATATAGATAATGGAACCTGATTCAAGTCCAAACCTTTCAACAATATCCTCAACTGCAATTTGCTTACCTTTACCACCAACAGTTTTCACACTTTCAATATACTTGTTGATTTCAAGCTTTGGAAACTCATTGAAGAAAATGTCATACAATACATTGAAGTCATCTTCATTTTCATCACCATGTTCAAGTATAATTTTTCGGAATTCTTCAACTTTCTTAAGTTCTTCAATAAATTTTGGTGATTTGTCACCAACAATAGTTTGAGAATTGTTTGTTACAGATGA
This genomic window contains:
- a CDS encoding carbohydrate kinase family protein — protein: MEENNTNIPESSKNVTAEDLGVDEIVYDAINVDVIGFGALNVDKLYKVGHIAEIDGESFIKGEEESPGGSAANTIIGLSKLGCSTSYIGKIAYDEEGDLLEYNLMINDVYLTNLIYAESGNSGKVLGFVSDAGDRALYVDPGVNDEITIDEINPLNVNACKILHYTSFVGDSFNAQKELLPLLADKIVLSFDPGMLYVKKGVEELKEILERTDILLINEGELKILFEDYYKEKLNLSDDDSLSFRDLAANVRNDGIDTVVVKRGSIGAYAINKKDEEVKIPAFECDAVDTTAAGDSFNAGFLYSYLKGYDLAKSCTIANWVASKSVQAIGITGLPNLEELEEFIESL
- a CDS encoding formylmethanofuran--tetrahydromethanopterin N-formyltransferase yields the protein MANYDKVEDTFFESFDGMYIRALITAEDELTVKEAAYDATATPSAVIGRVEAGVEAFVDGDKTPDGRPGAIVQFWLTDDLKKFEKELSYRIRQDILVKPFTRVFSITENPVGAIGMMESVGHCGDGYEWEIEEFGRKMINVPIAVPDFQIESELAYAEGIMGGNFWYMCSTKEAVLKAGRIIIDTIMEVEGVCTPFGICSAASKPETNFPEIGPSTNHPYCPSLKERLGDESKVPEGVYYIPEIVINATSQEAMNLAIKKAIDAIIDIPGVERISAGNFEGQLGEHKTNLLDILK